From Acidipropionibacterium acidipropionici, one genomic window encodes:
- a CDS encoding potassium transporter Kup, which produces MAALGVVFGDIGTSPLYSMQTVFSIDHHAVTPGRIEVMGIVSLMFWAILLIVCVKYVALVMRADNEGEGGILALMALLRRHLPAHGRLAPVVLGLAVVGAALFYGDSVITPAISVMSAIEGVAVIDPALADVVLPASIVILGALFLVQRRGPSFIGRAFGPIMALWFTCLAVLGVPWILRRPEILTALSPHWAVIFLIQDPWPAFAAMGAVVLTVTGAEALYADMGHFGSRPIRVSWFWVVLPALTLNYLGQGAMILAHPSWIDNPFYRLAPSWATVPLVVVATMATVIASQAVISGAFSMSSQASRLGIMPRLSIHHTSRQEGGQIYIPEVNWILFVGVLVLIVVFQSSSRLSSAYGLAVTGTLLLTTCLFLTLARLVWHWPVWRVVLIAVVIGGLEFTLFCANVLKIASGGWIPLVIAGAVILVMSTWRKGTAFVFTERAAAEGPLEEFLTRIRKDAPARVPGLAVYPHPDRVTTPLAMRNNLTFNHVLHEHNVIVSIINENVPHIRHADRVRATDLGDPCDGISYVECHVGFADSQDIPKALNLAIGALPELEIDPAEAIYFLSVADVRRGDRSDPASPVSRSSMMSWRKGLYVALSRNQADRTRVFRVPKSRSVVIGDVITI; this is translated from the coding sequence CTGGCCGCCCTGGGCGTCGTCTTCGGCGATATCGGCACCTCGCCGCTGTACTCCATGCAGACGGTCTTCTCGATCGATCACCACGCGGTGACTCCGGGGCGCATCGAGGTGATGGGCATCGTCTCCCTGATGTTCTGGGCGATCCTCCTCATCGTCTGCGTCAAGTACGTGGCCCTGGTGATGCGCGCCGACAACGAGGGCGAGGGCGGGATCCTGGCGCTCATGGCCCTGCTGAGACGCCATCTGCCGGCCCACGGCCGGCTGGCCCCTGTCGTCCTGGGGCTGGCGGTGGTCGGTGCGGCGCTGTTCTACGGCGACTCGGTGATCACCCCGGCGATCTCGGTGATGAGCGCCATCGAGGGAGTCGCGGTCATCGATCCCGCGCTCGCCGACGTCGTGCTTCCGGCCTCGATCGTCATCCTGGGCGCCCTGTTCCTCGTGCAGCGTCGCGGCCCCTCCTTCATCGGCCGGGCCTTCGGCCCGATCATGGCGCTCTGGTTCACCTGCCTGGCCGTCCTGGGGGTGCCGTGGATCCTGCGCCGTCCCGAGATCCTCACGGCGCTGTCGCCGCACTGGGCGGTCATCTTCCTGATCCAGGACCCGTGGCCCGCATTCGCGGCGATGGGTGCCGTGGTGCTGACCGTCACCGGCGCCGAGGCCCTGTACGCCGACATGGGGCACTTCGGGTCCCGTCCGATCCGCGTCTCCTGGTTCTGGGTGGTGCTGCCGGCCCTCACCCTGAACTACCTGGGCCAGGGAGCCATGATCCTGGCGCACCCCTCGTGGATCGACAATCCCTTCTACCGGCTGGCCCCGAGCTGGGCGACGGTGCCGCTGGTGGTGGTGGCCACCATGGCCACCGTCATCGCCTCCCAGGCCGTCATCTCCGGGGCCTTCTCGATGTCCTCCCAGGCATCGAGGCTGGGGATCATGCCCCGGCTGTCGATCCATCACACCTCGCGTCAGGAGGGCGGACAGATCTACATCCCCGAGGTGAACTGGATCCTGTTCGTCGGCGTCCTGGTGCTCATCGTCGTCTTCCAGTCCTCGTCGCGGCTGTCGTCGGCCTACGGCCTGGCGGTCACCGGCACTCTGCTGCTCACCACCTGCCTGTTCCTCACCCTGGCTCGCCTGGTGTGGCACTGGCCGGTGTGGCGGGTTGTCCTCATCGCCGTGGTGATCGGCGGACTGGAGTTCACGCTGTTCTGCGCGAATGTGCTCAAGATCGCATCGGGGGGATGGATCCCCCTGGTGATCGCCGGGGCGGTGATCCTGGTGATGAGCACCTGGCGCAAGGGCACGGCCTTCGTGTTCACCGAGCGGGCTGCGGCTGAGGGACCGCTCGAGGAGTTCCTGACCCGCATCAGGAAGGATGCTCCGGCGCGGGTTCCCGGGCTGGCCGTCTATCCGCATCCGGACCGGGTGACGACACCGCTGGCGATGCGCAACAACCTCACCTTCAACCATGTGCTCCACGAGCACAACGTCATCGTCTCCATCATCAACGAGAACGTCCCCCATATCCGCCATGCCGACCGGGTCCGGGCCACCGACCTGGGGGATCCGTGCGACGGCATCTCCTACGTCGAGTGCCACGTGGGCTTCGCCGACTCCCAGGACATCCCGAAGGCCCTGAACCTGGCGATCGGCGCGCTGCCCGAACTGGAGATCGACCCGGCGGAGGCGATCTACTTCCTGTCGGTGGCCGATGTGCGCCGCGGTGACAGGTCCGACCCGGCCTCCCCGGTCTCCCGCAGCTCGATGATGTCGTGGCGCAAGGGGCTGTACGTGGCCCTGTCGCGCAACCAGGCCGACCGGACGAGGGTCTTCCGGGTGCCCAAGAGCCGCTCGGTGGTGATCGGCGACGTCATCACGATCTGA
- a CDS encoding DUF4118 domain-containing protein: MLAVAVGAPILVAALLGAIAPALDPAASALLLVLVIVAVTLRGDWLADLLAVLASAAGFDFFLTAPVHSLKIGSVPEIEVTVAMLLVGAAIGALSMWARSRDAAAIQRSDYLAEISRAASSHPSAASVAAALAKVLGADDGEWIEGTPPPGDALVSAPDTMVISGARSDPSRTGLPTDRFICFPAGTGYVRVSAGSKVVIPAPDQLRAACLMASRIVG; the protein is encoded by the coding sequence GTGCTGGCGGTCGCGGTCGGCGCGCCGATTCTCGTCGCCGCCCTGCTCGGCGCGATCGCCCCGGCTCTCGACCCGGCCGCGAGCGCACTGCTGCTCGTTCTGGTGATCGTGGCCGTCACCCTTCGCGGCGACTGGCTGGCCGATCTCCTGGCGGTCCTCGCATCGGCGGCCGGGTTCGACTTCTTCCTCACCGCCCCGGTCCACAGCCTCAAGATCGGCAGCGTCCCCGAGATCGAGGTGACCGTCGCCATGCTGCTGGTGGGCGCAGCGATCGGGGCGTTGTCGATGTGGGCGCGCTCCCGTGACGCCGCCGCCATCCAGCGCAGCGACTACCTCGCGGAGATCTCCCGCGCCGCGTCGTCGCACCCCTCGGCGGCCTCGGTCGCCGCCGCCCTGGCGAAGGTCCTCGGCGCCGACGACGGCGAGTGGATCGAAGGGACGCCGCCGCCCGGCGACGCGCTGGTGAGCGCTCCCGACACGATGGTGATCTCCGGTGCCCGCAGCGACCCGTCGCGCACCGGCCTGCCCACCGACAGGTTCATCTGCTTCCCGGCGGGCACCGGATATGTGAGGGTCTCGGCCGGCTCGAAGGTGGTGATCCCCGCCCCGGACCAGCTGCGGGCGGCCTGCCTGATGGCGTCGCGCATCGTCGGTTGA
- a CDS encoding MFS transporter, with protein MPSSPLPSPSSDRGAPSAARRAVIPAVTFLVFVSLLRSPITAIPPLLGRMGADLGMSAGQMGALTSIPVFCFGVLTPVASVVLRSLEVNVAALWTLGIIIVGALVRSSGSVWAAFGGTAVIAAGMTMGNLIAPMVIARDFRSRTALMTASYSASINVAVTLSTALAVPLALVIGWQGSSAAWALVPGIVAAVIWWKVFPPHGRGSEAALVAERRSRNTVAERRSRSAVAERRSRRSGVRASGVRIASWPLAWIMAAAFAGHNFSYYSVVAWLPTALRETAGMGESGAGVASSVFQITAVIGPLMVPVMMNRLGWPMTRIIGVICCAWLALPFGMLLAPGVWFVWCVLGGMAQGAFFSALFTVVIQRTATPDENRRLTALIQTTGYIVAALGPVLVGQVHAAVGGWSLPFGIIGTGTVIMTICAVIAVRDRSTPPGRIEITATQGR; from the coding sequence ATGCCGTCATCGCCGCTGCCATCGCCGTCCTCAGACCGGGGCGCCCCCTCGGCCGCCCGGCGCGCCGTCATCCCTGCCGTCACGTTCCTGGTCTTCGTCTCCCTGTTGCGCTCCCCGATCACCGCGATTCCGCCGCTGCTCGGGCGGATGGGCGCCGATCTCGGCATGAGCGCCGGCCAGATGGGGGCCCTCACCTCGATCCCGGTGTTCTGCTTCGGTGTCCTCACCCCGGTCGCCTCGGTGGTGCTGCGGAGCCTCGAGGTGAACGTCGCCGCGCTGTGGACACTCGGGATCATCATCGTCGGCGCCCTCGTGCGTTCCTCGGGATCGGTGTGGGCCGCATTCGGGGGCACGGCCGTGATCGCCGCCGGGATGACGATGGGCAATCTCATCGCCCCGATGGTGATCGCCCGCGACTTCCGCAGCCGCACGGCTCTGATGACGGCCTCCTACTCCGCGTCGATCAATGTCGCGGTCACCCTCTCGACGGCCCTGGCGGTTCCGCTGGCCCTGGTGATCGGGTGGCAGGGGTCCTCGGCCGCCTGGGCTCTGGTGCCCGGCATCGTGGCGGCCGTCATCTGGTGGAAGGTGTTTCCTCCCCACGGCCGGGGCTCGGAGGCCGCCCTCGTCGCGGAGCGACGGTCCCGCAACACGGTCGCGGAGCGACGGTCCCGCAGCGCTGTCGCGGAGCGACGGTCCCGCAGGTCCGGGGTCAGGGCGTCCGGGGTGCGGATCGCCTCCTGGCCGCTGGCCTGGATCATGGCCGCGGCCTTCGCCGGCCACAACTTCTCCTACTACTCGGTGGTCGCCTGGCTGCCCACCGCGCTGCGCGAGACGGCCGGGATGGGGGAGTCGGGAGCCGGAGTGGCCTCCAGCGTCTTCCAGATCACCGCCGTCATCGGGCCGCTGATGGTCCCGGTCATGATGAATCGGCTCGGCTGGCCGATGACGCGAATCATCGGCGTCATCTGCTGCGCATGGCTTGCCCTGCCCTTCGGGATGCTGCTGGCACCCGGTGTCTGGTTCGTCTGGTGCGTCCTGGGAGGCATGGCCCAGGGGGCCTTCTTCAGCGCCCTGTTCACCGTCGTCATCCAGCGCACCGCAACCCCTGACGAGAACCGCCGGCTCACCGCTCTCATCCAGACCACCGGATACATCGTCGCCGCCCTCGGGCCGGTGCTCGTCGGTCAGGTGCATGCCGCCGTCGGCGGATGGTCGCTGCCCTTCGGGATCATCGGTACCGGCACCGTCATCATGACGATCTGCGCTGTCATCGCCGTGCGCGATCGGTCCACACCGCCCGGGCGCATCGAGATCACCGCTACCCAGGGCAGGTAG
- a CDS encoding aldo/keto reductase: protein MTTDLYRQLAPTCGLRVSPLTLGAITLGGSHGMEHFGHVQAPEAADLLATAQEAGITMVDVANYYSTGDAEEILGQALSSSREFDSLMVTSKVRMVVGPGPNDGGQSRWHILDQVDKSLRRLGRDHLDLYHLHEWDGQTPLEESLGTMDSLVRSGKIRYYGVSNFTSWQFMKALMVCDRHGFIRPVSQQIYYTPQAREAEYEMIPAAIDQGIGTQVWSPMAMGLLTGKYRRGSRPQQGTRMSDGDGSDVRIQDWENLYTMVDVLDEIARRHGVPVPAVDLAWLLTRPGVTNVVVGARNTEQLKASLESLSLRLDDDDVAAISRVSPPPVRYPFWHQADLASDRLSEADRDIIATTAAQL from the coding sequence ATGACCACAGATCTCTACCGGCAACTCGCACCCACCTGCGGGCTGCGTGTCAGCCCGCTGACGCTCGGGGCGATCACCCTGGGCGGGTCCCACGGCATGGAGCACTTCGGCCACGTGCAGGCCCCCGAGGCGGCGGACCTGCTCGCCACCGCCCAGGAGGCGGGCATCACCATGGTCGACGTCGCGAACTACTACTCCACCGGAGACGCCGAGGAGATCCTCGGACAGGCTCTGAGCAGTTCCCGGGAGTTCGATTCGCTGATGGTGACGTCGAAGGTGCGCATGGTGGTGGGCCCCGGCCCCAATGACGGAGGCCAGTCGCGCTGGCACATCCTCGACCAAGTCGACAAGTCGCTGAGGAGACTGGGCCGCGACCATCTCGACCTCTACCACCTTCACGAGTGGGACGGGCAGACGCCGCTGGAGGAGTCGCTGGGCACGATGGACTCCTTGGTGCGTTCGGGGAAGATCCGCTACTACGGCGTCTCCAACTTCACCTCATGGCAGTTCATGAAGGCTCTGATGGTGTGCGACCGTCACGGCTTCATCCGCCCGGTCAGCCAGCAGATCTACTACACGCCGCAGGCCCGCGAGGCCGAGTACGAGATGATCCCGGCGGCCATAGACCAGGGGATCGGCACCCAGGTGTGGAGCCCGATGGCGATGGGCCTGCTCACCGGCAAGTACCGGCGGGGCAGCCGGCCCCAGCAGGGTACCCGGATGAGCGATGGCGACGGCAGCGACGTGCGCATCCAGGACTGGGAGAATTTGTACACCATGGTCGACGTCCTCGACGAGATCGCCCGCAGGCACGGCGTCCCGGTTCCCGCCGTCGATCTGGCATGGCTGCTGACCCGCCCCGGCGTCACCAACGTTGTTGTCGGCGCCCGGAACACCGAGCAGCTGAAGGCCTCCCTGGAGTCCTTGAGCCTCAGGCTCGACGATGACGATGTGGCGGCGATCTCCCGGGTGAGCCCGCCGCCGGTCCGGTACCCGTTCTGGCACCAGGCCGATCTGGCCTCGGATCGCCTCAGCGAGGCCGATCGGGACATCATCGCCACCACCGCTGCCCAGCTCTGA
- the chaB gene encoding putative cation transport regulator ChaB, with amino-acid sequence MPYTDTNDLPESVQRVLPMHAQDIYKEAYNSAFDQYKDPSERRGNEDREAAAHKVAWAAVKESYSKGEDGKWHRR; translated from the coding sequence ATGCCGTACACAGACACCAATGACCTGCCCGAATCGGTGCAGCGGGTGCTTCCCATGCACGCCCAGGACATCTACAAGGAGGCCTACAACAGCGCCTTCGACCAGTACAAGGATCCGTCGGAGCGCCGGGGCAACGAGGATCGGGAGGCCGCAGCACACAAGGTGGCCTGGGCCGCCGTCAAGGAGTCCTACTCCAAGGGCGAGGACGGGAAGTGGCACCGCCGCTGA
- a CDS encoding Fur family transcriptional regulator, with product MTTTSRPSSAPARATVGAGAPDWSEELRESGLRITSGRIAALEYLSEHPHSTVAEILRALRKNHPSLSTQSVGNIVRDLARYGMIRRIDLPDSGAARYETRVGDNHHHIQCIICGRIKDVDCVVGHAPCLTPSNTQGMRILEADVTFRGVCAECERKNPNFPALRTRAARRRPMRRRPPLRG from the coding sequence ATGACCACGACATCGCGACCCAGCAGCGCCCCCGCCCGCGCCACCGTCGGCGCCGGAGCACCGGACTGGTCGGAGGAGCTGCGGGAGTCCGGCCTGCGCATCACCTCCGGTCGCATCGCCGCGCTGGAGTACCTCAGCGAGCACCCCCACAGCACGGTCGCCGAGATCCTGCGCGCCCTGCGCAAGAATCACCCCAGCCTGTCCACCCAGTCGGTCGGCAATATCGTGCGGGACCTCGCCCGTTACGGGATGATCCGTCGCATCGACCTGCCCGATTCGGGTGCCGCCCGCTACGAGACCCGGGTCGGCGACAACCACCACCACATCCAGTGCATCATCTGCGGACGGATCAAGGACGTCGACTGTGTCGTCGGCCACGCCCCCTGCCTGACCCCGTCCAACACCCAGGGCATGCGCATCCTCGAGGCCGACGTCACCTTCCGCGGCGTCTGCGCCGAGTGCGAGCGCAAGAACCCGAACTTCCCGGCGCTGCGCACCCGCGCCGCCAGGCGGAGGCCGATGAGGCGCAGACCGCCCCTGCGGGGCTGA
- the katG gene encoding catalase/peroxidase HPI: protein MSGQGGDPADSCEPRLPHPTQGQANHEHWPNKLNLKLLSENADVINPLDPGFDYKHEFESLDYDALKSDIRELLTTSQDWWPADFGNYGPMIIRVAWHSAGTYRKWDGRGGAGTGQQRFAPLNSWPDNGNTDKGRRLLWPVKKKYGKKISWADLMILAGNVALEEMGFKPLGFGGGRVDAWEPEDVYYGTEPEFKQTQDRMSGEGTDRELEKPLAATVQGLIYVDPEGPEGQPDPLVSARDIRLTFGGMGMEDDEIVALIAGGHTFGKSHGAASDDKYVGPAPEAAPIEQQGLGWKNSYGTGKGDDTIVSGLEVTWTYHPTRWDDEFLHILFAYEWEPVKGEGGHWHWRPKDGAGQDMVPMAHSDAKREPRMFTSDIALRADPGFEKIARRFHLDQGAFADAFAKAWFKLTHRDMGPKSRYLGPEVPDEDFIWQDPLPARDYELLDDADVASLKTTILASGLSVSQLVKAAWASASTFRKGDKRGGANGGRIRLEPQRGWEVNEPGELSKVLNVYETIKRSFDEENAPKKVSIADLVVLGGAAAIEKAAADAGTPVEVPFAPGRVDATQEQTDPDAFNLLEPTADGFRNYWRPGHRLPAENLLVDRAAQLSLTPPEMTVLVGGLRALGATYQDSPLGVLTDRPGVLGNDFFVNLLELGNEWKPLDKGGNAFQSFDEVTGEKKWTGTRNDLLFASNAELRAIAEFYGSDDAQEKFVRDFVAAWVKVSNLDRFDLR from the coding sequence ATGTCAGGTCAGGGAGGCGATCCCGCCGACTCCTGCGAGCCTCGTCTGCCGCACCCGACCCAGGGACAGGCCAACCACGAGCACTGGCCGAACAAGCTCAACCTGAAGCTTCTCAGCGAGAACGCCGACGTCATCAACCCGCTGGACCCGGGCTTCGACTACAAACACGAGTTCGAGAGCCTCGACTACGACGCTCTCAAGTCCGACATCCGGGAGCTCCTCACCACATCCCAGGACTGGTGGCCCGCCGACTTCGGCAACTACGGCCCGATGATCATCCGGGTGGCCTGGCACTCCGCCGGCACCTACCGCAAGTGGGACGGCCGTGGCGGCGCCGGCACCGGCCAGCAGCGCTTCGCCCCGCTGAACTCCTGGCCCGACAACGGCAACACCGACAAGGGCCGCCGGCTGCTGTGGCCGGTCAAGAAGAAGTACGGCAAGAAGATCTCCTGGGCCGACCTGATGATCCTGGCCGGCAACGTCGCCCTGGAGGAGATGGGCTTCAAGCCGCTGGGCTTCGGCGGCGGGCGTGTCGACGCCTGGGAGCCCGAGGACGTCTACTACGGCACCGAGCCCGAGTTCAAGCAGACCCAGGACCGGATGAGCGGCGAGGGCACCGACCGTGAGCTGGAGAAGCCCCTGGCCGCCACCGTCCAGGGGCTGATCTACGTCGATCCCGAGGGACCCGAGGGCCAGCCCGATCCGCTGGTCTCGGCACGCGATATCCGGCTGACCTTCGGCGGCATGGGCATGGAGGACGACGAGATCGTCGCCCTGATCGCCGGCGGCCACACCTTCGGTAAGTCCCACGGTGCTGCTTCTGACGACAAGTACGTCGGCCCCGCACCCGAGGCCGCCCCGATCGAGCAGCAGGGCCTGGGCTGGAAGAACTCGTACGGCACCGGCAAGGGCGACGACACCATCGTCTCGGGCCTGGAGGTGACCTGGACCTACCACCCCACCCGCTGGGACGACGAGTTCCTGCACATCCTGTTCGCCTATGAGTGGGAGCCGGTCAAGGGCGAGGGCGGCCACTGGCACTGGCGCCCCAAGGACGGCGCCGGCCAGGACATGGTGCCGATGGCCCACTCCGACGCCAAGCGCGAGCCCCGCATGTTCACCTCCGACATCGCGCTGCGCGCCGACCCCGGCTTCGAGAAGATCGCCCGCCGGTTCCACCTGGACCAGGGCGCCTTCGCGGACGCCTTCGCGAAGGCCTGGTTCAAGCTGACCCACCGCGACATGGGCCCCAAGTCCCGTTACCTGGGCCCCGAGGTGCCCGATGAGGACTTCATCTGGCAGGACCCGCTGCCCGCCCGCGACTACGAGCTCCTCGACGACGCCGACGTGGCGTCGCTGAAGACGACGATCCTGGCCTCGGGGCTGAGTGTCTCCCAGCTCGTCAAGGCGGCCTGGGCGTCGGCGTCGACCTTCCGCAAGGGCGACAAGCGCGGCGGCGCCAACGGCGGGCGGATCCGCCTGGAACCTCAGCGCGGCTGGGAGGTCAACGAGCCCGGAGAGCTGTCGAAGGTGCTCAACGTCTACGAGACCATCAAGCGGAGCTTCGACGAGGAGAACGCCCCGAAGAAGGTGTCCATCGCCGACCTCGTCGTCCTCGGCGGGGCCGCCGCGATCGAGAAGGCCGCGGCCGACGCCGGCACCCCGGTCGAGGTGCCCTTCGCACCCGGCCGCGTCGACGCCACTCAGGAGCAGACCGATCCCGACGCCTTCAACCTGCTGGAGCCCACCGCCGACGGATTCCGCAACTACTGGCGTCCCGGCCACCGGCTGCCCGCCGAGAACCTGCTCGTCGACCGCGCCGCCCAGTTGAGCCTCACCCCGCCCGAGATGACCGTGCTGGTCGGCGGCCTGCGCGCCCTGGGCGCCACCTACCAGGACTCGCCGCTGGGTGTCCTCACCGATCGGCCCGGCGTGCTCGGCAACGACTTCTTCGTCAACCTGCTGGAGCTCGGCAACGAGTGGAAACCCCTCGACAAGGGCGGGAACGCTTTCCAGTCCTTCGACGAGGTGACCGGCGAGAAGAAGTGGACCGGCACCCGAAACGACCTGCTGTTCGCCTCGAATGCCGAGCTGCGAGCCATCGCCGAGTTCTACGGTTCCGACGACGCCCAGGAGAAGTTCGTCCGCGACTTCGTGGCGGCCTGGGTCAAGGTCTCGAACCTGGACCGTTTCGACCTGCGCTGA
- a CDS encoding phage holin family protein, whose protein sequence is MNSSEESVPEILTRLPGQLTDLMRSEFKLARAEMTENAKQSGQAAGFMGAGGFLAAFGFAGLLTTLILLLALVVPAWAAAGIVTLALFAAAGIAVVVGRSRIKHVSPTPETTVSNVKQDVEQIKEGAHHDNP, encoded by the coding sequence ATGAACAGTTCTGAAGAATCAGTCCCGGAGATTCTGACCAGACTCCCGGGACAGCTTACAGACTTGATGCGCAGCGAGTTCAAACTCGCTCGGGCGGAAATGACCGAGAACGCCAAGCAGAGTGGTCAGGCCGCTGGATTTATGGGTGCCGGGGGTTTCTTGGCGGCGTTCGGGTTCGCTGGCCTTCTGACGACTCTGATCCTCCTCCTCGCTCTGGTCGTCCCGGCGTGGGCCGCGGCGGGGATCGTCACCCTGGCGCTGTTCGCCGCCGCGGGGATCGCGGTGGTGGTCGGCAGAAGCCGGATCAAGCACGTTTCCCCCACGCCCGAGACGACAGTGTCCAACGTCAAGCAGGATGTCGAGCAGATCAAGGAAGGCGCACACCATGACAACCCCTGA
- a CDS encoding DUF4235 domain-containing protein — MAKKNGSTSAKILYRPVGMVGSVVSGLLAGAVFKQVWKKASRTGSKDTPKALESEFGLGQVLAAAAVQGAIYAAVKALVDRGGARMFQRATGEWPGN, encoded by the coding sequence ATGGCGAAGAAGAACGGCAGTACGTCGGCGAAGATCCTCTACCGCCCGGTCGGCATGGTGGGCAGCGTCGTCAGCGGCCTGCTCGCCGGTGCCGTGTTCAAGCAGGTCTGGAAGAAGGCCTCCCGCACTGGTTCGAAGGACACCCCGAAGGCGCTGGAGTCCGAGTTCGGGCTGGGACAGGTGCTGGCGGCCGCCGCAGTACAGGGGGCGATCTACGCAGCCGTCAAGGCGCTGGTGGACCGTGGTGGCGCCAGAATGTTCCAGCGGGCGACTGGAGAATGGCCGGGCAACTGA
- a CDS encoding YihY/virulence factor BrkB family protein, with protein MSRRSPRRGRPSDEGTPDADDARKPQSPTQIERPSWRFTARAAIAQFSSDACTDLAAGLTYRTVMSMFPGLIALVSILSLFGQSGQTVTSLLDQLRSAVPSSTWDSVRPALDAVLAAPAPGIGLIVGLITALWSASGYVKAFGRAMNRIYEVPEGRGAIKLNAQMYGLTALILVLGAAGLLTLVVSGPVTEAIGTLLGIGPTVMMIWDVLKWFVLAFIVVLVIALLYYATPNVKQPKFRWVSVGAVIAILVAVAASAGFFFYVSNFGKYNATYGALAGVIILLLWLYIINAILLLGAEIDSELERARELQADIAAESVLQLPARDTRVSDKRARKRAEQIDRARSLRPTPTPEDDDAENTR; from the coding sequence ATGAGCCGCCGCTCCCCCCGTCGAGGTCGCCCGAGCGATGAAGGTACCCCCGACGCCGATGACGCCAGAAAACCCCAATCCCCCACCCAGATCGAACGACCATCATGGCGTTTCACGGCACGAGCCGCCATCGCCCAGTTCTCCTCGGACGCGTGCACCGATCTCGCCGCCGGGCTGACGTATCGGACCGTGATGTCGATGTTCCCGGGTCTGATTGCTCTGGTGTCGATCCTCAGCCTGTTCGGTCAGAGCGGTCAGACGGTGACCAGTCTGCTGGACCAGCTCAGAAGCGCCGTGCCCTCCAGCACCTGGGACTCAGTGCGACCGGCGCTCGACGCCGTGCTCGCCGCCCCGGCCCCCGGCATCGGCCTTATCGTGGGCCTGATCACCGCCCTGTGGTCGGCATCGGGCTACGTGAAGGCCTTCGGGCGCGCGATGAACCGGATATACGAGGTGCCCGAGGGTCGAGGAGCCATCAAACTCAACGCACAGATGTACGGCTTGACGGCCCTCATCCTCGTCCTGGGCGCAGCCGGACTGCTGACCCTCGTGGTCTCGGGACCGGTCACCGAGGCGATCGGAACCCTCCTGGGCATCGGTCCAACGGTGATGATGATCTGGGACGTCCTCAAGTGGTTCGTCCTGGCCTTCATCGTCGTGCTCGTCATCGCGCTGCTCTACTACGCGACTCCCAACGTCAAGCAACCGAAGTTCCGCTGGGTCAGCGTCGGCGCCGTGATCGCGATCCTCGTCGCCGTGGCCGCATCGGCCGGGTTCTTCTTCTACGTGTCGAACTTCGGGAAGTACAACGCCACCTACGGCGCCCTAGCCGGGGTCATCATCCTGCTGCTGTGGCTCTACATCATCAACGCCATCCTGCTCCTCGGCGCCGAGATAGACTCCGAACTCGAACGGGCCCGTGAACTTCAAGCCGACATCGCCGCGGAATCCGTTCTTCAGCTGCCGGCCCGCGACACCCGCGTCAGTGACAAGCGCGCCCGCAAGCGCGCCGAGCAGATCGATCGCGCACGCTCACTCCGGCCAACGCCCACGCCCGAGGACGACGACGCCGAGAACACCCGATAG
- a CDS encoding transposase family protein has protein sequence MTELVARIHEVLACRAMSLKGYRPGLYRQIGLTLILLRQDMVQMCAADLYRVSQPTVSRIWRRILPLVDEVLALDGISLAEAAAQGEPILIDGTFIPTGNRPASGQGSASYSGKHHLQRLNIQVAGTLDGQLIATSQPVTGSRHDSAAIQMCGWTQILQDAKVSWIADTAYIATGAITPIKKTPGRDKLEWEKQFNHAVSSLRSAIEHIIGHLKNWKILSKGYRGRLAELPTIIRIVTRLELCRIGW, from the coding sequence ATGACTGAACTCGTCGCCAGAATCCACGAGGTCCTCGCCTGCCGGGCCATGAGCCTGAAAGGGTACCGGCCAGGCCTGTACCGCCAGATCGGACTCACCTTGATCCTCCTGCGCCAGGACATGGTCCAGATGTGCGCCGCCGACCTGTACAGAGTCTCCCAGCCCACCGTCTCCCGCATCTGGCGGCGCATCCTGCCGCTCGTGGACGAGGTCCTGGCGTTGGACGGCATCAGCCTTGCCGAGGCCGCGGCCCAGGGCGAACCGATCCTGATCGATGGGACCTTCATTCCCACCGGCAACCGGCCCGCCAGCGGTCAGGGCAGCGCCAGCTACTCCGGCAAGCACCACCTGCAGCGCCTCAACATTCAGGTTGCCGGCACCCTCGACGGACAGCTGATCGCCACCTCGCAGCCCGTGACCGGGTCCCGCCACGACTCCGCGGCGATCCAGATGTGCGGCTGGACCCAGATCCTGCAGGACGCCAAGGTCTCCTGGATCGCCGACACCGCCTACATCGCCACCGGGGCGATCACCCCCATCAAGAAGACCCCCGGACGCGACAAGCTGGAATGGGAGAAGCAGTTCAATCACGCTGTCTCCAGTCTCCGTTCCGCCATTGAACACATCATCGGACACCTCAAGAACTGGAAGATCCTCTCAAAAGGATACCGCGGCCGCCTCGCGGAACTCCCCACAATCATCAGGATCGTCACCCGACTCGAACTCTGCAGAATCGGATGGTAA